The DNA window TTGCTCTGCTTTTTCTTTCTCGCCCACGCCAAACTCGCAAACGTTGTCTGCTCCCCCACGCTCTTTCCTCCCGCCTCACCTTGTCGGTCTTTCTGCTCTTCGTTATTAGACGACTTGCTAGATGACTTGTTCAGAGATTCCTTAAGTAGGAACAAATCCGATCAGGCCGCGGCGAATTGGCTTCGTGGACGTCAAGATCAAACTCTCGCTAGAATATCGGCGCAACGTGGCAACCGCAACGTGATCTTCTATGCCTCAGCCTTTTTACAGAAGCCTCAATCAAACGCACTAAATCTTCAGTTAACGCATGAAGAGATCAATGGGTTCATGTCTGTGATGTTTGGCATGGACTGGAGCAAGGGGCTTACCTTAATTCTGCACACCCCCGGCGGAATAACAAATGCGGCAGAGAGCGTCGTGGCGTATCTCGATAGTAAATTCGATCAAATAGAAGTCATAATACCTACTTTCGCTATGTCGGCTGGGACGATGATCAGTTTGGCTGCAGAAAAAATTGTAATGGGACGCCAAAGTCAGCTAGGCCCCATAGATCCTCAGATTCCACTTGGCGGACGATTGGTTTCAGCGCGCGCTATAGTCGATCAGTTTGAGCGAGCGAAAAAAGAAATTCTCGCCGATAGAAATGTTGCACATGTTTGGGCGCCAATTCTTCAAACGATTGGACCGGCAATGCTTGTAGAGGCACAAAACGCGCTAGATTATGGCGAGAGGATGGTTGCTGAATGGCTTGCAAAGCGAATGTTCAAGGGTGAATCCGCTGCGAAGGCGGCCAGCGCGGCTAAATATTTCAACGACGCATCTGAGCACAAGAGCCACGGCCGACGAATAGACCGACAAGAGGCGAGAACCCAAAGTATTAACGTTGAGGATCTCGAAGATGATCAGGATTTACAGGATGCAGTGTTGACACTGTATCATCTGACAACTATTGCATTTGAAAAAGGTCCCTCAACAAAATCGATCGCAGGTTCGAACGGGCGAATGTGGGTTAAGAATAGCGCCTGACGATTCCCCGCCAAACAAAATTGTCGGCTGATGTGTACGGTCCGCCTCTTACCCAACCTTCTTCGGCCGATAAAATTCGATGGCATTTTGTGTCAGTATCCAGTGTCACTATCCCGTGACAGGCCTTTCAATATTAACACTCTGAGTTATGTTCTCTCACCTATTCGAGTTACGAATAAGGTTCACGATTAAATCGGCAGATCCACCCACCAGACATCGATGACTCGCCTAAACGGTTGATTCTTTCATATCTCCCTCGATTCTAGATCTCAAAACTCCATCAAGTCGTTGGCGATCACGACGGCGCCAGCAAAGTATTTCTTCACTTCATCGGCCCAGGGTGTGTAGTCGGTGGAGCCGAAGCGCTGGGTCAGGTGCGACAGCACGACGGTTTTGACTTGAGCTTGCGCCGCGGTTTTGCCGATCGCTTCCAATGACATATGGCCTTGGGTCGCTTGCTGCATGATGCCTGCTTGCTCCGCTGGAGTCATGGCTTGCCAGCGGCCGTCTTCGATCATGGCCTGCTTGCGATCCTCGCAGGAGGAAGTCTCGGTGACGAGTAAATCGGCGCCGGCGGCAAGCGCGGTGACGGCGGCGCTGGGGCCGGTGTCACCGGTGAAGACGATCACCCGGTCGGGAGTCTCGAAACGGTAAGAATAAGACTTGTGCTTACCGGCGGCGGCGCCTTTGTGAAAACTGAAATGGGTGTTTTCCACCGCCGTCACTTTGATGTTGTCGTCCTGATAGATCATGCCGGTGCCCCGGTCATGGCCGCAGAATACTTGAGCGATCGGCTTGGTGCGGCCGCCGTCGGCGATCCTGATCTCGGCGCTGATGGCGCAATAATTTACGGCGGCCTGGACCAATTCTTCCGTGCGCGGCGGGCCGTAGACGTCGATCGGTTTAACCCTCTGGCGGTCCCATGCCAGGGACAGGAGCGTGCTGAGGCCTGCGGTGTGATCGTCATGATGGTGGGTGATGAAGACGATGCCGATCTCGCTTAGCTTGATTCCCGCCCGCGCCAACCGGCGTGATACGCCATCGCCGGCATCGATGACATAATGGGTCCCGTTCACTGTTAATAGATTGGACGATTGCGCCCGGGCCGGCTGGGCCGACGGCCCGCCCGCGGTGCCGAGCGTGATTAGCGACGATGGCTTTCCCATGTGGATGCTCCGATCTGTGGCTTGGGGGAGTAGGCGTAACAATAATGAAAATCTTTGTCAGGGCATAACATTTTCTTATTCACACTGATCGCAACTGCATCGGCGCCGAAATATCTATCAGCTTCTATCCAACTTTCTTCGGCCGGTAAAACTCAATAGCGTTTTTATAAAAAACGTTCGCCGCCTTTTTTTCTCCCAAGGTTTCTAAGACTAATGTGTCATCGCTATCGAGGTACGGACTCGGCGCTTGGGTGGACGATAGGTCGGTTGGAATATGTCGGGACGATGTTTCCTAGCTGGTCGAACTTACGGAGTTGTCTCATTAAGCGCCGATTCGTTTAACCTGGCTCGATCGGTACGCCAAGGAAACTTCAAGGAATCTGGTAAACCGTACCCACGGAACGCGGCGCAATCTCTTTGCGGGCAAACTCGTCTCGTAATCGCTCAAGCTGCCGCAAAATCTCGGCGGAATAATAAGCCTCGCCGCACTCAACGCAGCTTTCAGCCTCGATAGTTGTCAACAGATGGTCGTAGCCAACTTTAACTTCGACTTGGACTGAGGATTTTGTCACCGCACCGGTTTTACAAATCACACACTTCATAACCGTTTCCTCCCTTTAAGGTCTGCTTCCCATCTCGCCGGATCTGGCTGATAAATTGTAATAACGATCAAACGCTGCTCGTCTACGACAGGAGCGCAGACAACATGGAGCGGTCTATTCGCCCGCGTCCGGCCAAGAATCAGACAGCTCGGATAGGGCTGATCTTCGGGATAATCCTCGATGATCTCGCCGCTATCGAGGGCCTCAAGCACTTCATCAATGCGAATAAGTCCGAAGGATTCCGATTCCATCTCTCGACGCGCGTGTTCGGTGAATCGGCAATTCCCCAAACAGGATCGGATCTTAGGATAATTCACAAAGGAACTTTAATCCATGTCGGTCAATTTTACCATCTTCTGATTAGTTCCGTTGGGGCTTTGCGGGCTGTGTATCAGGCATTGATTGTTTGTTATCAGCGCCGCGGTCATGGGTCCGCTTCGGTCCCTTTTTTGAGATTTCCATCTGCTTCTACCCAACCTTCTTTGTCCGGTAAAACTCAATCGCGTTCTTGTAGAAAACGTTCGCGGCCTTTTCTTCTCCTAGGACTTCTAACACCAACGTGTAATCGCTATCGAGATATGGCCTTGGCGCGCGGGTGGACGGCAGGTCGGTGCCGAACATCAACGCTTTCGGATTGGCGGCGTAGAGTTCTTTTAGCGCCGGGCCGACGTCGAAGTTGACGCGGCCGAAGCCGGTGGCTTTCACGCGCACGCCTTTCTCGACTAGTTTGAGCAGCGTCGGGAAGCCCGCTTTGGAGAGACCGATATGGTCGATGCTGACCGCCGGCAGTGACACGAGAGTGTCGAACAGAGCGGTGGCGTCGGTGGAATCGATATACAACTCGGTGTGCCAGCCGACCAGTTTGTGCACGCGACGGGCGAAATTTTCCAGATGTTTGATATCTTCCGAGCCGCCGCGCTTGACGTTGAAGCGGACGGCGCGCACGCCGGTGTCGTTGAGTTGCTGCAACTCTTGATCCGAAATGGTCGCCGGCACTTGGGTGA is part of the Deltaproteobacteria bacterium genome and encodes:
- a CDS encoding MBL fold metallo-hydrolase is translated as MGKPSSLITLGTAGGPSAQPARAQSSNLLTVNGTHYVIDAGDGVSRRLARAGIKLSEIGIVFITHHHDDHTAGLSTLLSLAWDRQRVKPIDVYGPPRTEELVQAAVNYCAISAEIRIADGGRTKPIAQVFCGHDRGTGMIYQDDNIKVTAVENTHFSFHKGAAAGKHKSYSYRFETPDRVIVFTGDTGPSAAVTALAAGADLLVTETSSCEDRKQAMIEDGRWQAMTPAEQAGIMQQATQGHMSLEAIGKTAAQAQVKTVVLSHLTQRFGSTDYTPWADEVKKYFAGAVVIANDLMEF
- a CDS encoding DUF4258 domain-containing protein, yielding MESESFGLIRIDEVLEALDSGEIIEDYPEDQPYPSCLILGRTRANRPLHVVCAPVVDEQRLIVITIYQPDPARWEADLKGRKRL
- a CDS encoding YgiT-type zinc finger protein translates to MKCVICKTGAVTKSSVQVEVKVGYDHLLTTIEAESCVECGEAYYSAEILRQLERLRDEFARKEIAPRSVGTVYQIP
- a CDS encoding 2-pyrone-4,6-dicarboxylate hydrolase → MKQKYFDCHFHIIDKNYPVVANQGFMPDAFVSEDYLARLKEIDLCGGAVVSGSFQELDQSYLYHALKVLGPTFVGVTQVPATISDQELQQLNDTGVRAVRFNVKRGGSEDIKHLENFARRVHKLVGWHTELYIDSTDATALFDTLVSLPAVSIDHIGLSKAGFPTLLKLVEKGVRVKATGFGRVNFDVGPALKELYAANPKALMFGTDLPSTRAPRPYLDSDYTLVLEVLGEEKAANVFYKNAIEFYRTKKVG